In Trifolium pratense cultivar HEN17-A07 linkage group LG7, ARS_RC_1.1, whole genome shotgun sequence, a genomic segment contains:
- the LOC123897985 gene encoding nucleosome assembly protein 1;2-like isoform X1 — protein sequence MGGFCIKIEVISNLNAGNRFSMTNKKEGFSIAEVSSALNEEDRTDVVVNALKRKCLSQVEKRVEYLEAIQAEHDALVEERAACEAKYQKSIQSLYTKRYKIVNGITEVEGVTNETTAEAEEKGVPSFWLNAMKNNDFLAEEITECDKGALKYLKDIEWTGMKYPEGFMLKFSFESNPYFLNSDLTKTYLTVNYEPKEAIGTKIEWFPEKCLTRTVFTDEPKKSFFNFFKQPEVLEYSKDIDEEVIEQLQYQLEYDYAIGVAIRDKIIPCAVSWFTKEEAARGKEFGVLDSSNKEDEGEEETKIKKILIMEHHQQDQVVRSNSHSFYQPYNCYDEEDIYHPGNVDLDQPKSLNDDSFLTSLPDDSMYQSIMSADLIVPDFTVDHNPTTWNQGVGNPFVESGETTKTKHKIS from the exons ATGGGAGGATTTTGTATTAAAATAGAAGTTATTTCAAATTTGAATGCAGGGAATCGATTCTCAATGACTAACAAAAAAGAAGGTTTCAGCATCGCAGAGGTCAGTTCTG CTCTCAATGAAGAGGATCGAACAGATGTAGTAGTTAACGCTCTCAAG AGAAAGTGTTTATCCCAGGTTGAGAAGCGTGTTGAGTATCTCGAAGCGATTCAG GCTGAACATGATGCATTAGTGGAAGAGAGAGCTGCTTGTGAAGCCAAATACCAAAAATCGATTCAATCGTTGTACACAAAG CGGTATAAAATTGTGAATGGTATTACTGAAGTGGAAGGGGTAACAAATGAAACTACTGCTGAGGCTGAAG AGAAAGGAGTGCCTTCATTTTGGCTTAATGCAATGAAAAACAATGATTTCTTAGCTGAAGAG ATTACGGAGTGTGATAAAGGTGCTCTAAAGTATCTGAAAGATATCGAGTGGACCGGGATGAAATACCCAGAAGGATTCATGCTTAAATTCTCTTTCGAATCCAATCCATATTTTTTAAACTCGGACTTGACAAAGACATATCTTACAGTTAATTATGAACCTAAGGAAGCAATTGG GACCAAAATTGAATGGTTTCCGGAAAAATGCCTGACACGGACAGTTTTCACGGACGAGCCCAAGAAAAGCTTCTTCAACTTCTTCAAACAGCCAGAAGTCCTTGAATATTCTAAAGACATTGATGAAGAAGTG aTTGAGCAACTTCAGTATCAGTTGGAATACGACTATGCCATTGG TGTAGCAATAAGAGATAAGATCATTCCATGTGCTGTGTCATGGTTTACTAAGGAGGAGGCTGCTCGGGGAAAGGAGTTTGGAGTCTTGGATTCCTCTAATAAGGAGGATGAAGGAGAGGAAGAGACTAAGATAAAAAAG ATCTTAATCATGGAGCATCATCAGCAAGATCAGGTGGTTAGGAGCAACTCACATTCGTTCTACCAACCATATAATTGCTATGATGAGGAGGATATATATCACCCTGGTAATGTTGATTTAGATCAGCCGAAGAGTCTAAACGATGACTCCTTCCTTACAAGTCTCCCGGATGATTCAATGTATCAGTCGATCATGTCAGCAGATTTAATTGTTCCCGATTTTACGGTTGATCATAATCCCACTACTTGGAATCAAGGCGTCGGGAATCCATTTGTTGAGAGCGGAGAAACGACAAAGACAAAACACaaaataagttaa
- the LOC123897985 gene encoding nucleosome assembly protein 1;2-like isoform X2: MTNKKEGFSIAEVSSALNEEDRTDVVVNALKRKCLSQVEKRVEYLEAIQAEHDALVEERAACEAKYQKSIQSLYTKRYKIVNGITEVEGVTNETTAEAEEKGVPSFWLNAMKNNDFLAEEITECDKGALKYLKDIEWTGMKYPEGFMLKFSFESNPYFLNSDLTKTYLTVNYEPKEAIGTKIEWFPEKCLTRTVFTDEPKKSFFNFFKQPEVLEYSKDIDEEVIEQLQYQLEYDYAIGVAIRDKIIPCAVSWFTKEEAARGKEFGVLDSSNKEDEGEEETKIKKILIMEHHQQDQVVRSNSHSFYQPYNCYDEEDIYHPGNVDLDQPKSLNDDSFLTSLPDDSMYQSIMSADLIVPDFTVDHNPTTWNQGVGNPFVESGETTKTKHKIS, translated from the exons ATGACTAACAAAAAAGAAGGTTTCAGCATCGCAGAGGTCAGTTCTG CTCTCAATGAAGAGGATCGAACAGATGTAGTAGTTAACGCTCTCAAG AGAAAGTGTTTATCCCAGGTTGAGAAGCGTGTTGAGTATCTCGAAGCGATTCAG GCTGAACATGATGCATTAGTGGAAGAGAGAGCTGCTTGTGAAGCCAAATACCAAAAATCGATTCAATCGTTGTACACAAAG CGGTATAAAATTGTGAATGGTATTACTGAAGTGGAAGGGGTAACAAATGAAACTACTGCTGAGGCTGAAG AGAAAGGAGTGCCTTCATTTTGGCTTAATGCAATGAAAAACAATGATTTCTTAGCTGAAGAG ATTACGGAGTGTGATAAAGGTGCTCTAAAGTATCTGAAAGATATCGAGTGGACCGGGATGAAATACCCAGAAGGATTCATGCTTAAATTCTCTTTCGAATCCAATCCATATTTTTTAAACTCGGACTTGACAAAGACATATCTTACAGTTAATTATGAACCTAAGGAAGCAATTGG GACCAAAATTGAATGGTTTCCGGAAAAATGCCTGACACGGACAGTTTTCACGGACGAGCCCAAGAAAAGCTTCTTCAACTTCTTCAAACAGCCAGAAGTCCTTGAATATTCTAAAGACATTGATGAAGAAGTG aTTGAGCAACTTCAGTATCAGTTGGAATACGACTATGCCATTGG TGTAGCAATAAGAGATAAGATCATTCCATGTGCTGTGTCATGGTTTACTAAGGAGGAGGCTGCTCGGGGAAAGGAGTTTGGAGTCTTGGATTCCTCTAATAAGGAGGATGAAGGAGAGGAAGAGACTAAGATAAAAAAG ATCTTAATCATGGAGCATCATCAGCAAGATCAGGTGGTTAGGAGCAACTCACATTCGTTCTACCAACCATATAATTGCTATGATGAGGAGGATATATATCACCCTGGTAATGTTGATTTAGATCAGCCGAAGAGTCTAAACGATGACTCCTTCCTTACAAGTCTCCCGGATGATTCAATGTATCAGTCGATCATGTCAGCAGATTTAATTGTTCCCGATTTTACGGTTGATCATAATCCCACTACTTGGAATCAAGGCGTCGGGAATCCATTTGTTGAGAGCGGAGAAACGACAAAGACAAAACACaaaataagttaa